A segment of the Brienomyrus brachyistius isolate T26 chromosome 4, BBRACH_0.4, whole genome shotgun sequence genome:
GCTGTTCCACCGCCACATCCAGTCAGGTCGCAGACAGCAGATGAGCTACGTAGCGCACCGGCTGACTAAGGAAATAACAGATCGGAATCCTCTCCCACGCAAAGTGTGCCACAGTTGTGTAGTCACCATCTGAACACCTTCTTCTCTTCAAGCGAGACAAAGGAGCATTTATTACTGACTGTGTTTCGAGCCAagtgtttaaaaaaagacaccCTTGAATCACCTGATTTTCGCACAATGGACTGGAAAACCATATAGTAATTTTGAATTAGTAATGGAGTTGCCTTTAGATTTGTTGCCAACATTGATACTCAACGTACCGACACTCGACAGACATTCCTAACTCTGATAGTGTTTACGGGCACTTATCTGATGTCTGAATGCATTTTTGCAGCTTGGGTTTTATTACTGTCGATAAGACAATCTGGACTGATCCCTGTCTTTTGTTTTTATCCAGCCTGTAGGCTCATAAGCCGTCCTGTTCCATTACTGCATCTGCACGGCAAACCAAGATATAGATCCCTGTAATGTGGTCAATGAACAATCGGGAGGTTTACTGGACTGACTAATGGTGTaagagagagtttgatattggggagACACAACTTAATAATATATTAAGGTGTATTTTTTAGGGATGGagtgaatgaagccaaattgaATATTGGTACGTACTCGTCCCACCACCCCATGGCTTCTAAACCTCTGGGACTGACAGTTCATCCAGGAACAGTTTGATCTCAGAGATAATCCAGAGCGAGAGCGTGTTATAACACCGGATCGTTGCGCTCACCTCATGCCCTCATGTGTTTAATCCCTTCGGTCGGGGATGATGAGCAGAGCCACATGACACGGGCAGCTGACAGGAAGTCAGAGTTTattaggatttttccttttcaggAGATTCTGGGTGGGGCAGGGAACAGGGGTCACCTTCTCACATaagcaaatttaaaaataaaaacgcaGTTTTGTTACACGAGTGAGCAAATGGAAAGCGCACGCCGAAATACTCTGACAGCACACCGAAGCATTAGGAACTGACATCAGGGTTAGTTAAGCCGAGACAAAGCAAAACACAGATTTATATCTTTTCCCGGAGCAAGTGGAACTAATTAACATGAATaccctggtcacctgactcccCCTACTGTgaaacccacccccacccattcTGACACAATGAAAGTGGCACATCACTGATGAAGTTTTCAGCACTTCTAACTGCTGAGTCTCTGCCATTTTTCCGCACTAGCATCAAGCAAAAAGTAGGCCAGACAAGGCCAGTCTGAATTTTCACTTTTCTTCCATGTATGATCACAAACCTAGACTACAAAGGCTGAAATATGGCTCAAAATAATGACGCTGCAAGCATCTTGCATTTCTTTTGAAATATCATGCATATTTATATAGATCATCATGGCGGATCTGTTTCCTTGCTTTCAGTGCATcgttttattttgattttgctGCTTTATTGGCGGCCAGTAAATCATAAAGTTTCTTGAGAAAAACCCCCCGTATGATATGTTGACTGAAAAATAGGTTAAAGAAACGTTTTGTAGTTGAGCGGGGTTAAGTGCTGGACCACAGACCTGGTGCTGTCCCAAAGTGGAAAAGGAGCTAAAGTGGAAAGAGATCAGGGCGATAAGCTAGGAAGCTGTCTGGTGTGTCAAGAAGATGTATGGATGAATTCTTCCGTGTGAGAGGCATTCCAGCACAGTTAGGGAAATATGGGCCGCTTGGGACGCACAATCAGCAGCGTTTCTATTGGGAGACGACCGGCTATAACGTCAAGCATCTCTTATTTGAAAAtgggaacttttttttttttccagagaaaAGTGGGAAGAGACATGTCTGGCAGTCAAAGGTGCGAAGGCACTGAACGTAGCAGAGACCATCTGGCAACTGGAAGAGCAGGGAAGACTCCAGACGTAAACCCGCACAGCTGCAATTGTATCTGCTCTGGGACTAACACTGAGCTATAAGCACTGTATACACTTTACAGTGCAATGTGCAATTTCCTCTTGCAgcttccacaaacactgacgCCGTCGAGAAGGATACCTTCAGGATTATCTTTCTATGTTATACACAGATGATCTTTTGACTAGGAATGTAACCTTGGAACAAGTGTTGGAATAATGTCACGTTATAGataattcataataataataaatataggtAATAAAACGCTTCTACAGTGCCAATGCACGTTATAAGACATTTCTGCAATATTTTATATCCTTCTAAATTTGACTTGAATTTGACTCATCCTAAGAAGATTATAACTTATGTAAGATATAAGATTTTCATTTGACTGCCATGATATTACTTTGTTTGTAAGCTAACATAAAAAGGTTTAATAATGCATCTGCGCAAacctattgaaaaaaaaacaaaacatatttaaCCAAAAGGCTTTTTTTCGCCATAAAGTACTAAATTCAAAATATCAAAACAAGGAAATGAATGCCCGTTACATTAAAACTCTTAAGACAAAGtgtgtatatttttaatattgggtaaaattacttttttatatatatggaTGCTCTTATTTTGTGAAAAAGTGCTATTTGAAGGAGTTTCATTTTGTAGTGAGAAAACATAAACAGGTTTCCTGCCGCATTCCTTAGCCTCTGTCATTGGAAGTAAACAAGCAGATGGAGATTAAACAAAGCATGTGAACACTCTCCAGCTGTAGGCGAGCGTCTGATCACAGCCTGAGACGTGACCCAAACCCTCATTGGTGGAGACTAGGTGGAACGCACAACAACATATGATTCTGATGCTATTAATTCTAATTGGTTAAGTGGCATGTGATCTCACTTGTTACATCCGCATGGTGCATCACACCATTTCGGTTAGGATTTAACTGCATGTGGATGCCATGGGCTGGAGACTGTGGAAAAACTCTAATATTTTCACATGTGATAACAAATGAGAGTGCAGTGAAGAATACATTGCAGAAATCATGCATGCGGATGTGTAAGGCATGGACAGAGGGACATAGCAAATGCTTTGATGACAGATGTCTGAAAATGGGCATGATGTTGCATAGAAAGCAGTGTCCACAGTTACCATCAAATCACAAAAACAGCAGTCAGACATCAGTAATATATTAACAGAATTTGAAAACTGATAATGTCATCAGATACTCCTATTCATTCATATCATAAAATGCtatctgtatataatatataacatTCGTATAAATTAATGCAACTtctcaacaacaataataataataattattattattactattattattgttgttattattgttattattagtcaTTTAACACAATATAAAGTTTTTTTAcaataaataatattaatatatgtTAAAGGATATTGAatgaacacatttttgttattaattGTATGTAGTTTTGTACATACATTGGTCATTAAATCCAGGTGAAATGTATTTCAGCACTGTGACAACAATAGCAAGTGAGTAAGAAATGGTATCACTCTTAAATGGTGTCATAATTTATTTATAACTTAATGCACTATGCGGCAATAATATCCATTACCATGCAATGCATATGATGTTTGAGGGTGTTAATGCTATACATACATGTCTGCTTCCTGGAATACGGGAGCAGCAGTGATAGAAACCAAAAGGATAGATGGCCGAACGGGAGATGCACAAATCAGAGGGTGTTTACTGATAGCTGATGGCAGGAAACAAGTGGACGGAGCACAAGTGGTCCTGAGGTTGTCTGAAGATACAAAGGAACAGTGTGCTGATCAGCCGTGGATGGGAGCTGGCAGTGATCATGCGGCTTTGGGACGTGTGACACTTAAAGAAAAGCAGAGACAGGCCCTCCATTATTGGCTGGCATATCTAAAGTCTAAATGAGTCCATTGACTATTGATTTGCTACTTTAATAAGAATATGAGAGTGTTGCTGAAGGGGGAAGAGTTCAATGAAGTATTCATCTGCACGATGTAACTTACCGGACGTGCGGAAGCACTGGTTGGCCGTGAAATtatttttgcaaaataaaataacGATGTATATTatatgtccacgtgtactactggcaaccttctgagctcTAAGCCACGGACTTCCTGTGACCTAAACCGGGTAGAAAATGGATGATAGAGTTAGCAAAGTGGGGAAGCCACAGCATTCAGCTGAACAGAGAAAAATGACAACGGACACAGAAAAGAACTCGGACGGAACAATGGGATTTAAGGAGGATGTGATTCGGCATTACATTCGGTTATATTCCTGGGAGCAGGCATGTGAGATTGACGTCACGTGACGCGGGCGAGCTGACTAGCTTCAGAGAGACTTAGACTGAACACTGTAACACCGTTCCAGCTATGGCCTCTTTAAGTTACGAGAAAACAACAACGGATTTATTTTATCTGTGAGAGCTTAATAGGGCCGTATAGGACACTGTATCAGGGCATCTGAAAAGATTGGTGCAATAAGTGAGCGCGTTTCCAATCTTTCCTGCAGAGAAGCCCGGCTCTATAAACAaggactgccccccccagacACTGTGTGCCTTGAGGAGCCCTACAATCAGCTCATTCTCCCAGGTTAgcgcggggagggggggcggcatCACGCTCGGGATGGGACAATCGGCCCTCAGAGGAGCCACTTAATTTTATTTGTTCCACTTGATAGTCATGGTGGGATCATGCTGCTCACGCTCTGCCCTGCTGGGTTTTGAGTGCCTTTGGTTGCCCACTATTAGCCCAGAGCTGTGGATTTGGAAGTCCAGGTCTACACCCTCCCTGCCATTAACCCAGAACTGTGAATCTGTGAGAGCAGGTCTCCACCTTCCCTGCCATTAACCCAGAACTATGGATCTGTGAGCCCAGGTCTCCACCCTCCTTTGCAATTAGCCCAGAACTGTGGATCTGTGAGCCCAGGTCTCTATCTTCCCTGCCATTAACCCAGAGCTGTGAATCTGTGAGCCCAGGTCTCCACCCTCCTTGCTATTAGCCCAGAGTTGTGGATCTGTGAGCCCAGGTCTCCACCTTCCCTGCCATTAACCCAGAGCTGTGGATCTGTGAGCCCAGGTCTCCACCCTCCTTGCTATTAGCCCAGAGTTGTGGATCTGTGAGCCCAGGTCTCCACCCTCCCTGCCATTAGCCCAGAGTTGTGGATCTGTGAGCCCAGGTCTCCACCTTCCCTGCCATTAACCCAGAGCTGTGAATCTGTGAGCGCAGGTCTCCACCTTCCCTGCCATTAACCCAGAGCAGTGGATCTGTGAGCGCAGGTCTCCACCTTCCCTGCCATTAACCCAGAGCTGTAGATCTGTGAGCGCAGATCTCCACCCTCCTTCGCAAGCCCAGAACTGTGAACATGCAAACCCTTACTGCCCTCCATCTCTTTAACCTGTGTAATCCATTTCATTTAAATACATCTGTTTAAGAGCTTTATTAAATCAGGGAACATATTATCCTACCGGTGCCTAGATCATCATACTAAAACTGCAGAGCATTTTAAGTGCCCTAAGTAAAGACACGTTGATGAAGTGACAGAGCCACTGAATATCTGAGAAATTATCAGTCAGGAACAAGTGTTCTTCTCCTTAGGCGTCTCACAAGAACTGCTGGCAGTGAACGAACAGCACGATCCGTCCAAGACATAAATCAGAATACCATGCACTGCTTCCAAATTACATGGCTGAAGTTTAAGAAGCTTGGGGAATTAGCAAACCTGAAGGTGACTCGGCCCTTTGGCTAAAACCAGACTACCGACCTGTTTTTAGGAAGACCACCCATGCCCTCCAGCCCTGTGTACCCCACCCTGCATCAATGACAGAGACCTGTTAGGACACCTGGAGGTTGTGGATGCTGATGATTCATAAGAGTAGCATGCCCACAATTCCATGCGGCAGCCCGGGTACACCCCACAGAACATGAAAGCGGGCAAGACAATAGTGCTTACTTGTTCATTCCTATCTCAGCTCCAGCTGTATTTGACTTTCAGGCAAACATGTGATTTTCCTCATtaatctcagaagcactggaacATCTGGGAATTTACATCAAACctatttatttcccctctttaTGGAATCCTTCCTCAATCCCAAATAATAGTATTCGTCTTGAATATGTCTAAGATActgaagaaaaaaacaacatgTTGGAATCAATGTCCACTCAAGGCAACATATATGTGATGTATAAATATTGTATTGtataaatattacatatttgttAAGGGGAATTAATCAGAAAGGTGACAGATTTAACTGAACCAACTGATTTATACCACTTGGAAATTTGATGCAGGTTAACtgttgaagagcaaatttccgaaACACAAAGAAAATTTCTGTAGACTTCAATAAAAACTCTACATTGGATTACAGGAGAGATAACAGAGTTTGGACTTCTGATACTGAATAATGATACTGAATGATAATGATGAGGAAACTAGACTTTATGTCACCGTCTCATCTAAGACAATGACAAAAAATGTACTGGATGAGTTTTGTAAATTTGTTGTATTTTATGCTGAGGACCTTAAACATCCACCACCAAATGTTCCTGTATGCCGTTGAGATCAATGGGAACAAATGTTTCCGGCTCAGCTCCGGACTTTCTCTCGCACATGGAAGGAGATCCAATGAAGGTAACAAGCTGGGAACAGAGCAGAGTTGAGCGGATGGCTTTTCACAGGTGCAAAATCAGCTTTTACTCTTTAAAGTTAACACCCACCCAGCCAGCAACCCTGGCAAATGAAAGGCCGGCGACACTCAAGCCCTTCAAAGCAACTGGCGTGTCACTGCAGATCAATATAGTACCCATGTGTTACATTTGGTGTTTGTTTGAAGTCCGAAGCAGGTTCACGGGGCAGCAGGTTCACCCCTCGGGACACATTGCATAGTCGTTATATGTAATGAAGAAAAGATATGGAACTGCAGCTCTATCTCTAATTAAAGAAAGCAGAATTATGGATATCtgtacagtaaaatgtcaatgtTTCCCCCAGAAAACAGAGCCTTTTAGAGAACTGTAACAGCAGCAAAATCCCACGTAACCCGAattatgtttgttttgggtTTTTAGCTACATATTTCTGGACATAATGCACCGattgaaataataaaatggagtaATAACTCAACTATTTATTCTTAGCTCCTTACCAAAAATCAAAACAAGACAAAAGGCAAATTCACACACCGGCTCTTGACTGCCAAGCGAACCTGTAGGTCGCATGACATTTCGGACACATAAGTTGGAATTCGCCAGAGTGGTTCTGACATCACGGGGAAGGGAAATCCAAGAGCGACGATCAGTCGGTAATTAGGTGCCCGTGTAATGTTAGGACGGCCTCCTGCTCCTGGCCGCCAAAGGACGATCCGGGAGAAGGAGAGCTCTTCAGAGAGCAGGGGACATGTTAGTTCATTAACTGATCTAATCACTTACACTGTACATCACCTTACTGCAGTTATTAAAAGCACTTGACAACCAGTGGGGGCCAATAACATATCCTGTTGGCCTTCTTTCCTTGACCCTTCCAGCCAAGCCAGGAAACACACACTGTTATTAGTATTAGaatctccctcctttcctccactatacacacacccacacacacacacggacacagccATTTGTAAGGGGTCTCACTTTTCACTGAAATACCACAGCATTTGAACTGCAAATAATACTGCCAGAATGCAGTGGGCTTTCCCCAATGACTGCAGGCTGTTGTCATGTGCATGACACTCTCCAGtcctatataaatgcaaatgcccgGTGATTCATCCGTCATCCGAAAGACAAAGAGCAGGTACCGACGCTAGCGGTAGACCTGTAGCGCTAATTAACAGAGCCAGACTAATGAGTGAGTCCTGTCGCACCCCGGCCTCTGCCTAGACACGTACCAAGAAAactcaaaacattttaaatacacttcctgcatttttatttaaattgtgtaaAAAAAACCTGCTAGGCCATTCAATAATTCATTCAAGTCCGTCTCTCACGTCTCTCACACAGTACAGATACGCACCCCCCCCTCAATCACACAATACAttcaaatatataaaaatataaatggggaaaaaaatatttcggAACAATACATAATTGCCAAAGGCACTTGATTGAAGTATTGCTTTTTGGAGTGCTCTTAAACAGTCGTTGCATTATGGCTGAGCAACAAGTTTAAATACTTTCACTCTTTAAAAAACAGAGCAAAAAAAATATCACTTCTTGCACACGTCCCCTATACAGCAATGGCTTCAGATACTCCTTAAGGTCGACATCCGGCGGCGCCTCTGTGGACCGTGCAGTGCATCTGCTGTGCAATGGTTGCAAGGTGCTGATGGAGATTTGGTATAGGCGGGCTTCCCGGAGGTCCTGTTGGCATGCGGCACGCGACCCTTACCGCTCAGAACATCGAAAACGCTACGGGAAGCCCATTTGTACACTTACAGTATGACCAATGTAGGCACTtggcattattaaaaaaaaacactgattgcTTCACAACgtagaaaaacaacaacaacactgtttaaatgaaatgaatgagaCAGCTGATATTtgcgaagaaaaaaaataaaaattaaaaattaaaataccaTTGAAATATATAGATTTGGCTTTTCAGTCACAGAGAGTCTGCATTTGGTAAGACGGCTTCACTCTGCCTCGTCTCAGTGTGCTACACAACAGCCAGATTCCTCATGTTTGTGCAGTAGAGACATTCTGGAGAAGGTTTTGGAACAGTTCTTGCACTGGTACTTTTTCACGTCGGAATGAGTCTGTAGGTGCGCCCTAAGATTGGACCTGTCGGCGAAAGCTCGGCTGCAGTGCGGACAGGAGAAGGGCTTCTCTCCTGTGGGATGAATCGAGCAGAAACGGAACGTTAACGACGGCATTGACGGAACCCCGTCGAGCATTTCTGCACGCAGCCACATAGCGTCCCAACTCAACTAGCTGTTAACATGCCCCCAGGCTCCTGAAATCAGATCTCTTCAGTACTGCAATGCTAAAATAACTGAAACTTGCACCCAATCCTACCATTATTTACTTATTATATATCGCCACCAATCAGTCCACCCAATTTCTGTTCCACTTTTGGATCACTTTAAGAAACCAAAATTTTCAATCCATTCTCAATCCATTCCTCAAAACCTGTTGTTGGGTGTAAGATGTGAATGTGCACATTCCATAAGGCCCAAATAGTAGCTAAGACTGagctgtcttgtattttgttaacctaattttaattaGCTCTTACCCGTATGCGTCCGGATGTGTCCTTGCAGCAGCCAGGGTCTGGAGAAGGCTTTGCCGCAGATCTTGCATACACAGGGCAGCGTGTGCGTCCTGATGTGCATCTTCAGGGCCCCCAGACTCACGTACTCCTTTTCACAGTAtttgcagctgaaggacttcctgGCCTGCGCGTCGCAGTGCAGCTGCTTGTGCTTGAGCAGCCCGGAGTACGTAGAGTAGGACTTGCTGCACAGCGCGCACTGGAACTTCTCGGCTTCGGCGGCGTGCGGCTCGGACAGCTTCGGGTGCAGCCGCTCATCTTCGTCGCTGCCCGGGCTCTCGGAGCCGCTCTGGGCTTTGGAGGACGTGTCGGACAGCGGAGGGGGGCTCAGACGGCCGAGGGACGACGGGTATGCGGAGATCGGCGACAGATCGCTGGGCAGCGGGGACAGGGGCAGGCTGCTGGTAGTCCATACCGTGATGGGATTGTACGCTACCGAGCTGAGGATCTCTGGCTGGGGGATGGCGGGTGCCGGGAACGACTTGTACAGATATGGCGAAATAAACACTaaacacaaaaagaaaacagataATAAGCAACATAACATTAACATGTAACAATTTTTAAAACTGTACAACAGGTTTCGGATGCTATAACTTTTAAGTGTATTTTAACATAAAGTTAAAACACACATTGTCAAAGATCAGGAAAATATACTACACAATATTCCGAGAAAGAAAGTTTAAATCGTCTACAAGACACTAGCAACATTGTAACAGGCGGAAATGAACAAAAAAGGAAACTGCATTCTTACTTAGGACGATTAATGACAAAGTACGCTTAAGTTATATTAAACTAAGGAAACTTGCAGCGCCTCTGGTTTAACTtcttaaaacaagaaaaaaacctTTGCCTTTACCTGTGGTACTGTCGAGTTCACTGTAATTTGGTTTCTTAGCTGAATTAAAATGTTTCTTAACAAGAAAAGAGCGCGGCAtcttgaaggaaaaaaaaatacccacacacacagtcacagggtAGCGATTGAGGGAAAACTGGTTTATAAATATAACGGTCCCAGCCCAGAGTGCGAGAGCAACAAATCACTGCAAGCGCGCCGCTTCCTATTGCATAGTCCGGGGGAGGAACGTAGACAAGTGCAGCGCTGCAGCGGCAGTAAGGCTGAGTGCAGTTTAGTGCGGTAAATAGTCTTAGTCAGgtgcaggggcggggccacggcCGCCTCATTTACATATCGCTTATGCCTCAATCCAATTAAAACTACGCATTTTTGACGTCGGGCGTCGGTGGGCGGGGCTTTGGGTCCACCTTCTGGCGAGACAGGTGTTTGTCACAAAAGCA
Coding sequences within it:
- the snai2 gene encoding zinc finger protein SNAI2 gives rise to the protein MPRSFLVKKHFNSAKKPNYSELDSTTVFISPYLYKSFPAPAIPQPEILSSVAYNPITVWTTSSLPLSPLPSDLSPISAYPSSLGRLSPPPLSDTSSKAQSGSESPGSDEDERLHPKLSEPHAAEAEKFQCALCSKSYSTYSGLLKHKQLHCDAQARKSFSCKYCEKEYVSLGALKMHIRTHTLPCVCKICGKAFSRPWLLQGHIRTHTGEKPFSCPHCSRAFADRSNLRAHLQTHSDVKKYQCKNCSKTFSRMSLLHKHEESGCCVAH